In Dromiciops gliroides isolate mDroGli1 chromosome 4, mDroGli1.pri, whole genome shotgun sequence, one DNA window encodes the following:
- the LOC122755408 gene encoding olfactory receptor 11A1-like: MAHPSWENQTAIVEFVLLGFSTVWQLNLALFTTFLTAYVFTVTGNMLIVLLVVLDHHLHIPMYFFLVNLSFLEIGYTSNIVPKMLAGLLAEQKTISVASCLTQFYFFGSLAATECLLLAAMSYDRYLAICRPLRYTVLMNDQVCVVLAASSWGSCFLLTAFTIILLSRLTFCGPNEIDHFFCDFTPLVQLSCTDTSLMETIAFATSSAVTLVPFLLIIASYSSILTTILRIPSNAGRRKAFSTCSSHFTVVTMFYGTLIATYLAPSAHPSQFLRKVFSLLYTILTPMFNPIIYSLRNRDIHEALKRCLTRKTVLLQ, from the coding sequence ATGGCCCATCCTTCCTGGGAGAATCAAACAGCCATTGTGGAATTTGTGCTCTTGGGATTTTCAACTGTGTGGCAGCTGAATCTTGCCCTTTTCACCACCTTTTTAACTGCATATGTCTTCACTGTCACTGGGAACATGCTCATTGTCCTCCTCGTTGTGCTCGACCACCATCTTCATATCCCCATGTACTTTTTCCTGGTAAACCTTTCCTTCCTGGAGATTGGGTATACCTCAAACATTGTCCCGAAGATGCTGGCAGGTCTTTTAGCTGAGCAGAAAACCATATCAGTGGCCAGCTGCCTCacacaattttatttctttggatccTTGGCAGCCACAGAGTGCCTTTTGCTGGCTGCAATGTCCTACGACCGCTACTTAGCCATCTGCCGGCCTCTTCGCTATACGGTCCTCATGAATGACCAGGTCTGTGTTGTTCTGGCTGCCAGCTCCTGGGGCAGCTGCTTCCTCCTCACAGCATTCACCATCATACTTCTGTCCAGGCTAACCTTCTGTGGGCCCAATGAAATCGATCATTTCTTTTGTGACTTTACTCCCCTTGTCCAACTCTCCTGCACAGACACCTCGCTGATGGAGACCATTGCTTTTGCTACTTCTTCTGCTGTGACACTGGTCCCCTTTCTCCTTATCATAGCTTCCTACTCCTCCATCCTCACCACTATCCTGAGAATCCCCTCTAATGCTGGCCGGCGTAAGGCCTTCTCCACCTGCTCCTCACACTTCACCGTGGTCACCATGTTCTACGGGACACTAATTGCCACGTACCTTGCACCCTCAGCCCATCCATCCCAGTTTCTGCGCAAAGTGTTTTCTCTGCTCTACACCATCCTGACCCCCATGTTCAATCCCATCATCTATAGCCTAAGGAACAGAGACATCCATGAGGCCCTGAAGAGATGTTTAACTAGAAAGACGGTTCTTCTCCAATGA